In one Ornithinimicrobium pratense genomic region, the following are encoded:
- a CDS encoding alpha/beta hydrolase — protein MHENRFTYPGAGAEQLRYGERHVDGHQLLACDPPGGARIVEALGDVVAADHIAVLVPGNGHHQGNYFTERGPVAPRARGQLLLRTMQDLAPGSRAAVVVWVGYHAPPGLASAVSNAPAVSGAPDLARFTDYLPRSAHLTLVGHSYGSTVCGLALTHARVQDCVALGSPGMGVRRRAQLGGARLWAAQAPTDWIRHFPQVRVGRFGLGRSPLHPELGATRIGTGDVAGHCGYYTEGSESLRNVARIALARYDEVTPPGDAGATRHTASMPELARA, from the coding sequence ATGCACGAAAACCGCTTCACCTACCCCGGGGCCGGGGCAGAGCAGCTGCGCTACGGCGAGCGACATGTCGACGGGCACCAGCTGCTGGCCTGCGATCCCCCGGGTGGGGCACGCATCGTGGAGGCGCTCGGCGACGTCGTCGCTGCCGACCACATCGCCGTTCTCGTGCCGGGCAACGGCCACCACCAGGGCAACTACTTCACCGAGCGCGGACCCGTCGCCCCCCGGGCACGCGGCCAGCTCCTGCTACGCACGATGCAGGACCTCGCCCCCGGGAGCCGCGCGGCGGTCGTGGTGTGGGTGGGCTACCACGCACCGCCCGGGCTGGCCTCAGCCGTGTCCAACGCCCCCGCTGTCAGCGGTGCCCCCGACCTGGCCCGGTTCACCGACTACCTTCCCCGGTCCGCCCACCTGACGCTGGTCGGGCACAGCTACGGCAGCACGGTCTGCGGTCTGGCCCTCACCCATGCACGCGTCCAGGACTGCGTGGCGCTGGGGAGTCCCGGTATGGGCGTGCGGCGGCGCGCACAGCTCGGCGGCGCCCGCCTGTGGGCAGCCCAGGCCCCGACAGACTGGATCCGGCACTTCCCGCAGGTCCGGGTAGGCCGTTTCGGGCTCGGTCGCTCCCCCCTGCACCCCGAGCTGGGCGCCACCCGCATCGGCACCGGCGATGTCGCCGGCCACTGCGGTTACTACACCGAGGGCAGCGAGTCGCTGCGCAACGTCGCTCGGATCGCCCTGGCCCGTTACGACGAGGTGACCCCGCCCGGGGACGCCGGGGCCACGCGGCATACCGCCAGCATGCCGGAACTGGCAAGAGCATGA
- a CDS encoding ATP-binding cassette domain-containing protein, translating into MITDGSEQQDVAIRAEAVRKHYPGRGPALDGFDLMVASATVHGLLGPNGAGKTTAVRILATLARLDSGRARVAGHDVTTDPAGVRARIGLAGQHTAVDEVLSGRQNLEMFARLHRMRAGAARLRAAALLERFDLQAAADRPAGHYSGGMRRRLDLAVSLIRSPEVLFLDEPTTGLDPRSRSEVWSAVRELAAAGTTVLLTTQYLEEADRLCTRISLMERGRVVAEGSPAELKSRVGGSRVEIVVPPGRDLLGVTGAVSAVLGGAPEVDPVGRRISFPLHGGAEALIRLAHAVGEIGLDPADVSLRRPDLDEVFLHLTDIPDLQGVGR; encoded by the coding sequence ATGATCACCGACGGCAGCGAGCAGCAGGACGTGGCTATCCGCGCCGAGGCGGTCCGCAAGCACTATCCCGGCCGGGGCCCCGCGCTGGACGGCTTCGACCTCATGGTCGCCTCCGCCACGGTGCACGGACTGCTGGGTCCCAACGGGGCCGGCAAGACCACCGCCGTACGGATCCTGGCCACGCTGGCGCGCCTTGATTCCGGGCGTGCTCGGGTCGCCGGCCACGACGTGACCACGGACCCCGCCGGCGTGCGCGCCCGCATCGGCCTGGCGGGACAGCACACTGCTGTCGATGAGGTCCTGAGCGGTCGTCAGAACCTCGAGATGTTCGCCCGCCTGCACCGGATGCGGGCCGGCGCGGCGCGGCTGCGGGCCGCTGCGCTCCTGGAGCGCTTCGACCTCCAGGCCGCCGCCGACCGACCAGCGGGCCACTACTCCGGCGGCATGCGCCGGCGGCTCGACCTGGCCGTCAGCCTCATCCGCAGCCCGGAGGTGCTCTTCCTGGATGAGCCGACCACCGGCCTGGACCCGCGCAGCCGGAGCGAGGTGTGGAGTGCGGTCCGCGAGCTGGCGGCAGCCGGCACCACGGTGCTGCTCACCACCCAGTACCTCGAGGAGGCCGACCGGCTGTGCACGCGGATCTCGCTGATGGAGCGGGGTCGGGTCGTGGCCGAGGGCTCGCCCGCCGAGCTCAAATCGCGGGTCGGCGGGAGCCGGGTCGAGATCGTGGTGCCCCCGGGCAGGGACCTGCTGGGCGTCACCGGGGCGGTCTCCGCCGTCTTGGGCGGAGCGCCCGAGGTCGACCCGGTGGGGCGCCGGATCTCGTTCCCGCTGCACGGCGGTGCCGAGGCGCTCATCCGTCTGGCGCACGCAGTGGGCGAGATCGGGCTGGATCCGGCCGATGTGTCGCTGCGCCGCCCCGACCTCGACGAGGTCTTCCTCCACCTGACCGACATACCGGACCTGCAAGGAGTGGGACGATGA
- a CDS encoding ABC transporter permease has protein sequence MSAPTLESLPRTRLSDLGWAAADTWVVARRHLLRLVRRPDELLGTLLIPVMAVLMFGFVFGDALGAAMAVPGGEYRDFLLPGLFALTMAFGIGNTTIAVAADVRGGVLDRMRSLPMSNVALLTGRSLADLVTALVELTILMALGMMLGWQWHGSLAAALAAVGLLLLLRLALSWVGILLGLLVSGPEAAMKYFALIFPLAMVADTIVPTSLMPEWLAGAAEWNPLSATVTAIRGLFGGPNAASTSWVAEHSVAMAVAWPLAITTAGVLLALARLRRLGR, from the coding sequence ATGAGCGCCCCGACGCTGGAGAGCCTCCCCCGGACCCGCCTTTCCGACCTGGGTTGGGCGGCTGCCGACACCTGGGTGGTGGCCCGGCGGCACCTGCTGCGCCTGGTGCGTCGGCCCGACGAGCTGCTGGGCACGCTGCTGATCCCGGTCATGGCTGTGCTGATGTTCGGCTTTGTCTTCGGTGACGCCTTGGGGGCGGCCATGGCCGTGCCCGGTGGTGAGTACCGTGACTTCCTGCTTCCGGGGCTGTTCGCCCTGACTATGGCCTTCGGGATCGGCAACACCACCATCGCGGTGGCGGCCGACGTCCGCGGCGGCGTGCTGGACCGGATGCGCTCGCTGCCGATGTCCAACGTGGCGCTGCTCACCGGCCGGTCGCTGGCGGATCTCGTGACGGCCCTGGTCGAGCTGACGATCCTGATGGCGCTGGGGATGATGCTGGGCTGGCAGTGGCACGGCAGCCTCGCCGCGGCGCTCGCCGCCGTCGGCCTGCTGCTGCTCCTGCGCCTGGCACTGTCCTGGGTCGGCATCCTGCTGGGCCTGCTGGTCAGCGGCCCGGAGGCGGCGATGAAGTACTTCGCGCTGATCTTTCCGTTAGCGATGGTCGCGGACACCATCGTGCCCACGTCCCTGATGCCGGAATGGCTCGCCGGGGCGGCCGAGTGGAATCCCCTCTCTGCCACCGTGACCGCGATCCGGGGCCTCTTCGGGGGTCCCAACGCAGCGTCCACCTCCTGGGTCGCCGAGCACTCGGTGGCGATGGCCGTCGCCTGGCCGCTGGCGATCACCACGGCCGGCGTGCTCCTGGCCCTGGCCCGGCTGCGGCGCCTGGGGCGGTGA
- a CDS encoding HEAT repeat domain-containing protein, whose protein sequence is MDTRGTSKAETTLPTALAALVHPDKDVRQQAAVGLGERADPRLAPAIAQLLWRESDFFVRETLTWVLTRTPATATEAATAALADPDASVRLQALHVLSKIADPDSAAVVAAQLEDHDPGVVDKARWALARIGDPSVIPLLVDRLGQTDLAGRDAMTTTLAQFGAAAVPSLVSALGDEDPSVRAHAADVLCFIGAPGAVPAITALVGLLGDDHPDVRMSATLALRELVDHPSVRSALQHAAATHDDARVRAIASASI, encoded by the coding sequence ATGGACACACGAGGCACATCCAAGGCCGAGACGACGCTGCCGACTGCGCTTGCGGCGTTGGTCCACCCGGACAAGGACGTGCGCCAGCAGGCGGCTGTGGGACTGGGGGAACGGGCTGACCCACGGCTTGCGCCCGCCATCGCCCAGCTGTTGTGGCGCGAGAGCGACTTCTTCGTCCGGGAGACCCTGACGTGGGTGCTAACACGCACTCCCGCCACCGCGACCGAGGCCGCGACTGCGGCGTTGGCCGACCCCGACGCTTCGGTGCGTCTGCAGGCTTTGCACGTGCTCAGCAAGATCGCCGATCCTGATTCCGCTGCGGTGGTGGCTGCCCAGCTCGAGGACCACGACCCGGGGGTGGTGGACAAGGCACGGTGGGCCCTCGCGCGGATCGGTGACCCCTCGGTCATCCCGTTGCTGGTCGACCGGCTCGGGCAGACGGACCTGGCGGGGCGGGACGCGATGACCACCACGCTGGCCCAGTTCGGCGCAGCCGCGGTCCCCTCACTCGTGTCTGCCTTGGGCGATGAGGATCCCAGCGTCCGGGCGCACGCCGCGGACGTGCTGTGCTTCATCGGCGCCCCGGGGGCAGTGCCGGCGATCACTGCGCTGGTCGGTCTCCTGGGAGATGACCACCCGGATGTGCGGATGTCGGCCACGCTCGCGCTACGTGAGCTGGTCGACCACCCGAGCGTCAGGAGCGCTCTGCAGCACGCGGCAGCCACTCATGACGATGCTCGGGTGCGTGCTATCGCCAGTGCCAGCATCTGA